In Pirellulales bacterium, one DNA window encodes the following:
- a CDS encoding molybdenum cofactor guanylyltransferase — MKHIGGIVLAGGKSRRMGMSKALLPFGQEVVLQRIVRIVGRLASDVVVVAAQGQPLPELPPSVLIARDTNPDCGPLEGIAAGLRCLQTAQLKIESALITACDVPLLVPAFLNRIIELLDSQHDAVVPIWEHVPQPLAGAYRPKILPVVDAMLAENQLRVCDLLDRIRTRLIPAEQLREVDPDLHSLWNLNTRSKYAAALAAAGLSINR, encoded by the coding sequence ATGAAACACATCGGCGGCATTGTGTTGGCGGGCGGAAAGAGTCGTCGGATGGGTATGTCAAAGGCGCTATTGCCATTTGGGCAGGAGGTGGTCCTGCAGCGCATCGTGCGAATCGTTGGCCGGTTGGCTTCGGACGTCGTGGTTGTGGCCGCGCAAGGCCAGCCCTTGCCGGAACTGCCGCCCAGCGTACTGATCGCGCGGGACACTAATCCCGATTGTGGTCCGCTGGAAGGAATCGCCGCTGGCCTGCGATGTTTGCAAACCGCCCAGCTAAAAATTGAGTCCGCTTTGATCACCGCTTGTGATGTCCCATTGCTTGTGCCGGCCTTCCTCAACCGCATAATCGAACTGCTCGATTCCCAGCACGACGCCGTCGTTCCAATCTGGGAACATGTGCCGCAGCCGCTGGCCGGTGCATATCGCCCGAAAATTCTGCCGGTGGTCGATGCCATGCTGGCCGAAAACCAATTGCGAGTTTGCGATCTGCTCGATCGAATTCGGACCCGTTTGATACCCGCTGAGCAGTTGCGTGAAGTCGATCCCGATCTGCACTCGTTATGGAATTTGAACACGCGCAGCAAGTATGCGGCAGCACTCGCTGCCGCCGGGCTTTCGATCAATCGGTAA
- a CDS encoding UDPGP type 1 family protein translates to MVDQFFQKSSVHEELSRELAARRQEHLLRSWKQLSSEQQQHLASQIRNIDFAALSRLFETMESRTDWDELSRRAEPPEAIRLGNQLSAVDAQTAGEGALRNGKVGAILVAGGQGTRLGFDHPKGMYPIGPISNASLFQILLEKLLAIRRRFGAPVPLYVMTSNATHQETKEYLNANHWFGLPSDEVYLFCQGVMPAVDAATGRVLLSDKGNLALSPDGHGGMLAALDRTGSLADIQRRGLTQLFYFQVDNPLVEICDPKFLGFHIFTGSEMSTLAILKRDPTERVGNIVRIDGHTRIIEYSDLPEDVACQRNSNGTLRFWAGNTAIHVFDVAFLRRAAADDSSLPFHVALKKVPYFDDMENHIEPTVPNAIKFERFIFDLLPLARKAIVVETDPASSFAPVKNRPGEERDSPDTCRNLMTALHRKWLAAAGVKIGVDVPVEISPLFALDAVELRAKIKPGIEILEPTYFY, encoded by the coding sequence ATGGTTGACCAGTTTTTCCAGAAATCGAGTGTTCACGAAGAGTTGTCCCGGGAGTTGGCAGCGCGCCGGCAAGAACATTTATTGCGTTCTTGGAAGCAGTTGAGTTCAGAGCAGCAACAACATTTAGCATCGCAAATTAGGAATATCGATTTTGCAGCACTTTCCCGGTTGTTTGAAACGATGGAAAGCCGGACTGATTGGGATGAACTATCACGCCGCGCGGAACCGCCTGAGGCAATTCGCTTGGGCAATCAACTTTCAGCCGTTGATGCTCAAACTGCTGGCGAGGGCGCCTTGAGAAATGGCAAGGTCGGCGCCATTTTGGTCGCCGGCGGTCAGGGCACGCGCTTAGGTTTTGATCATCCTAAGGGAATGTATCCCATTGGTCCGATTTCGAATGCTTCACTATTTCAAATTCTCCTTGAGAAACTGTTGGCCATTCGTCGACGATTTGGGGCGCCTGTGCCCTTATACGTGATGACCAGTAACGCTACACACCAAGAAACGAAGGAGTATCTCAACGCAAATCACTGGTTTGGATTGCCGTCCGACGAAGTTTACTTATTCTGCCAGGGCGTCATGCCAGCCGTTGATGCAGCCACAGGTCGCGTGTTGTTGTCAGATAAAGGCAATCTTGCACTTAGTCCCGATGGCCACGGGGGCATGCTGGCCGCGCTCGACCGTACCGGCTCTTTGGCCGACATACAAAGACGTGGTTTGACACAACTATTTTACTTCCAGGTTGACAACCCACTCGTTGAAATTTGTGATCCTAAATTTTTGGGATTTCACATTTTTACTGGGTCGGAAATGTCGACGTTAGCAATCCTAAAGCGCGATCCAACGGAACGTGTCGGAAACATAGTGCGTATTGATGGCCACACACGCATTATCGAATACTCCGATCTACCTGAAGATGTTGCCTGCCAACGGAATTCCAATGGCACGCTTCGTTTCTGGGCCGGTAATACTGCCATTCATGTGTTCGATGTTGCTTTTTTGCGGCGCGCCGCAGCGGATGATTCTTCACTGCCATTTCATGTGGCATTGAAAAAAGTGCCTTATTTTGACGACATGGAAAATCATATCGAACCGACTGTACCCAACGCCATTAAATTCGAACGATTTATTTTCGATTTGCTGCCCTTAGCTCGAAAAGCGATCGTAGTAGAAACAGATCCAGCGAGTTCGTTTGCACCCGTGAAAAATCGGCCCGGCGAGGAGCGCGATTCTCCCGATACCTGCCGGAACCTCATGACCGCTTTGCATCGGAAGTGGTTAGCTGCCGCCGGTGTCAAAATCGGCGTCGATGTACCTGTGGAAATCAGCCCCTTGTTTGCACTCGATGCCGTGGAACTGCGCGCAAAGATTAAGCCTGGAATAGAGATTTTGGAACCTACATATTTCTATTAA
- a CDS encoding sigma-70 family RNA polymerase sigma factor — MYNTLLDDLEDDSTPGPDEAVELVDKVVDDSDTVEVDDDLLVAESQSAGDLDGELKGDELLSVDSEAESWSDDPVRMYLTQMGEIPLLTRHEEIALAKRIEITRAHFRRKLLECDFVIQYAMRILNRVHAGELPFDRTVQVSVTDRLEKDQILGRLPHNLSTVNELLRRNKADFRTAFSKSTKMSLRREAWRRLNRRRKRAVKLVEELGLRTQRIETMIRTLEDFTCRAAELRALIDQHKRAKLPSADRAVWIKEFRQILRCTQETPSSMRNRILKIKGIYGQYQHAKRGLSEGNLRLVVSIAKKYRNRGLSFLDLIQEGNAGLMRAVDKFEYRRGFKFCTYATWWIRQAITRAVADQSRTIRIPVHMVETMSRVRNVSRELLQRLGREPTIEETAREAGTAIDETRRVLAMSRYPISLDRPVGNSEDSHFGDLLPDSDAENPAVGAAQEMLRNRISKVLKTLSYREREIIKLRYGLGDGYSYTLEEVGHIFKVTRERIRQIEAKAVRKLQQPSRAQELLGFLD, encoded by the coding sequence TTGTACAACACGTTGTTGGACGACCTGGAAGATGATTCAACTCCCGGTCCCGATGAGGCTGTCGAGTTGGTCGACAAAGTGGTTGATGATTCGGATACAGTCGAGGTCGACGATGATTTGCTGGTGGCGGAAAGTCAATCAGCCGGCGATTTAGACGGGGAGCTCAAGGGGGACGAGCTTCTTTCCGTCGATTCAGAGGCCGAAAGTTGGTCAGATGACCCGGTACGAATGTATCTCACGCAGATGGGTGAAATTCCACTGCTCACGCGCCATGAGGAAATTGCGCTGGCCAAGCGCATCGAAATTACGCGGGCTCACTTCCGCCGCAAGTTGTTGGAATGCGATTTTGTTATTCAGTACGCCATGCGGATTTTGAATCGGGTGCACGCGGGTGAATTGCCGTTCGATCGAACTGTGCAAGTCAGCGTAACCGACCGCTTGGAAAAAGACCAAATCCTTGGTCGGTTACCACACAACTTATCGACGGTAAATGAATTGCTGCGGCGCAATAAGGCTGACTTCCGTACCGCATTCAGTAAGTCGACGAAAATGAGTTTGCGCCGTGAGGCTTGGCGCCGGCTGAACCGCCGCCGGAAACGAGCGGTGAAGTTGGTGGAAGAGCTCGGTTTGCGAACCCAACGTATTGAAACCATGATTCGTACGCTGGAAGATTTCACGTGCCGAGCAGCGGAACTGCGGGCGTTGATCGATCAACACAAGCGCGCCAAGTTGCCATCCGCGGATCGTGCCGTGTGGATTAAGGAATTTCGCCAAATTTTGCGATGCACGCAAGAAACTCCGTCAAGCATGCGGAATCGAATTCTGAAAATTAAAGGCATTTATGGCCAATATCAGCATGCCAAGCGCGGATTGTCGGAGGGCAACTTGCGGCTGGTGGTGTCGATTGCCAAGAAATACCGCAACCGCGGTCTCAGCTTTTTGGATTTAATTCAAGAAGGCAACGCCGGCTTGATGCGAGCGGTCGATAAATTTGAATATCGCCGCGGCTTCAAGTTTTGCACCTACGCCACGTGGTGGATTCGCCAAGCCATTACTCGGGCAGTGGCCGATCAAAGCCGTACCATTCGCATTCCTGTGCATATGGTGGAAACCATGTCGCGGGTGCGAAATGTTTCACGCGAATTGTTGCAACGGTTGGGCCGCGAACCGACGATTGAAGAAACCGCTCGTGAAGCTGGTACGGCGATTGACGAAACCCGCCGAGTACTGGCGATGAGCCGCTATCCAATTAGTTTGGATCGGCCCGTCGGCAACAGTGAGGATAGCCATTTTGGTGATTTGCTGCCTGACAGCGATGCCGAAAACCCCGCCGTGGGCGCTGCCCAGGAAATGTTGCGTAATCGGATCAGCAAAGTATTGAAAACGCTGAGCTACCGCGAACGTGAAATTATCAAGCTCCGCTATGGTTTGGGCGACGGTTACAGTTATACGCTGGAGGAAGTTGGCCATATTTTCAAAGTGACCCGCGAACGTATCCGCCAAATTGAAGCTAAAGCGGTCCGTAAGTTACAGCAACCCAGCCGGGCGCAGGAGTTGTTGGGCTTTTTGGATTGA
- the metK gene encoding methionine adenosyltransferase — MASGRHLFTSESVSMGHPDKLADQISDGVLDALLAHDPMSRVACETLVTTGLCMLAGEITTKAVVDFQQVARDVIRDVGYLDAKWGIGWDTCSVLVALHSQSPDIAMGVNEDHSKGKEIGAGDQGLMFGYAINDTPELMPLPIALAHRITNSLTDARKRGAVKWLRPDSKSQVTVEYENGRPVRIDTVVVSTQHDENVQQKEIHDFVIKQIIEPCLPRDLLSNKITYHVNPTGRFVVGGPHGDTGLTGRKIIVDSYGGWGRHGGGAFSGKDPTKVDRSGAYMARHVAKNIVAAGLADRCEVQLAYAIGVSQPVSVLVDTEGTGRLEDDRICELVRDLFPLSPGGIIEYLDLRKPIYRKTAAGGHFGRKEQEFTWESTHRASELAEAAGTGAAAIA; from the coding sequence GTGGCATCTGGCAGGCATTTATTTACCAGCGAATCAGTCAGTATGGGCCACCCGGATAAACTGGCCGATCAGATTTCCGATGGCGTGTTAGATGCACTGTTGGCTCACGATCCCATGAGTCGCGTGGCCTGCGAAACGCTGGTGACTACCGGGCTATGCATGCTCGCCGGAGAAATCACAACCAAAGCGGTTGTTGACTTCCAGCAAGTCGCTCGCGATGTAATTCGCGACGTTGGTTATTTAGATGCGAAATGGGGTATCGGCTGGGATACCTGTTCGGTGCTGGTAGCGCTGCATAGCCAAAGTCCCGACATCGCTATGGGCGTAAACGAAGACCATTCCAAGGGCAAAGAAATTGGCGCGGGTGATCAAGGCTTGATGTTTGGTTATGCCATTAATGACACGCCGGAACTGATGCCGCTACCCATTGCTTTGGCCCATCGCATTACCAATTCGTTGACCGACGCTCGTAAGCGAGGCGCTGTGAAGTGGCTGCGGCCCGATAGTAAGAGTCAGGTAACTGTGGAATATGAAAACGGTAGGCCAGTGCGAATCGATACCGTTGTCGTCAGCACGCAGCACGACGAAAATGTACAACAGAAGGAAATTCATGACTTCGTAATCAAGCAAATCATCGAACCGTGTCTACCGCGCGATCTACTGTCAAACAAAATCACATATCACGTAAATCCCACGGGCCGTTTCGTGGTCGGCGGTCCGCATGGCGATACTGGCTTGACCGGCCGTAAGATAATTGTGGATAGCTACGGCGGTTGGGGACGTCACGGTGGCGGAGCCTTTAGCGGCAAGGATCCTACGAAGGTCGATCGTAGCGGCGCCTATATGGCACGGCATGTAGCAAAGAACATTGTTGCCGCCGGATTGGCAGATCGTTGCGAGGTGCAATTAGCTTATGCCATCGGCGTATCACAGCCAGTCAGCGTACTAGTTGATACAGAAGGGACAGGACGGTTGGAAGACGACCGCATTTGTGAGCTTGTGCGCGATTTATTCCCGCTGTCTCCCGGTGGTATTATTGAATATCTCGATTTACGAAAGCCAATTTATCGAAAGACCGCCGCCGGGGGACACTTTGGCCGGAAAGAACAGGAATTTACGTGGGAAAGCACGCATCGCGCCTCTGAATTGGCCGAAGCAGCTGGCACCGGCGCCGCTGCAATTGCGTAG